TCGGCTCCAGCAGACCGAGCGTCACCAGCCGGCGCACGGCCTGCGGGTGCAGGCCCGTGGCCCGCGCGTAGGAGTCCAGGTCGAGTCTGATCGGGCGGACGATCGCGTACGTCATGAACGCCCCCTCGGGTCGAAGTGAGAGACGGCGGCGAGCTGCTCGAACAGGCGCCGCTCCTCGTCCGTGAGCCTGGCCGGCACCATGATCCGGACGTCGGCGAAGAAGTCGCCGGGCGCTCCGCGCGGATTTGGCATACCGCGGCCCTTCAACCGCAGGCGGCGGCCCGAGGACGTGCCCGGCGGCACCTTCACCTTCGCCTCGCCGCCCGGGGTGTCCACCGCGACCGTGGCGCCCAGCGCCGCCTCCCACGGAGCGAGCGGCAGCGAGGCGTGGATGTCGCGGCCCTCCACGCGGTAGCGGGGATGGGGGGCGATTCGCGTGATCAGGAGGAGGTCGCCGGCCGGCGCTCCGTCGCTTCCATGCCCGCCCTGGCCGGCCAGCCTGATCCGCTGACCGTTGGTGACCCCGGGTGGGATGTTGACCTCCAGTCGCCTCCCGCCGGGTAGCGTGATGGTGCGCCGCCCGCCGTGGTAGGCCTCCTCAACGGAGAGCGTCAGCTCCGCCTCCTGGTCGGCACCGGGCACGGGGCCCCAGTGCCGTCTGCCCCGGCCGCCGAACATGCCGCCGAGCAGGTCCTCCAGGTCGACTCCCTCGCCGAAGCCGAAGTCCCCGGGCCGGGCCTGGCGCCACTGGCCGCCCGCGCCGGCCCGCGCGCCGGCGCCCGCACGGGCGCGGGCCCACTCGGCGGGGTCCACATCGGGCGGCACCTGGCGGAAATCGTGCCCGAACGCGTCGTAGCGGCGGCGCGTCTCAGGATCGGAGAGCACGGAGTACGCCTCCGAGATCTCCTTGAACTTGTCCTCGGCGCCGGGATCCTTGTTGACATCAGGGTGATAGGCGCGCACGAGCTTGCGGTAGGCCCGCTGGATCTCGTCGGCGTCGGCGTTCCTGTCCACGCCGAGCACCTCGTAGTAGTCGCGCCGTGGGGCCATCACTCCACCTTCTTCGCGACGGCCACGATCGCCGGCCTGAGCTGCCGCTCGGCATCGCCGTAGCCGGGACGGAGCACCTCCACCACAGTGCCCGGGTCGGCATCGGCCCGCTCGACGGTGGCTACCGCCTCGTGGCGGGCGGGATCGAAGGGTACGTCCACCTCGTCATGGCGGGGGTAGCCGAGCTTGGCCAGGAGGTTGACGGCCTGGTCACGCACGGCCCGTATCCCGTCGAGTACCGCGTCCGCGCCGCCGTCGCCCGCGTGGCTCAGCGCGAGCTCCAGGTTGTCCAGGATGGGCAGCCACTCGGCCGCCACCCTCGCCCGTTCCTCCGCCCTGATCCGCTCGGCGTCGCGGGCGATGCGCTTGCGCAGGTTGTCCAGGTCGGCGACGGCACGCAGCCAGCGGTCCTCCAGCTCCGCGAGCTTCGCGTCGGTCTCCGCGGGCGAGATGGCTTCCTCACCCTGCGCGCCGGCCTGGGCCTGGGGTGTGTGCTCGTTCATGTCACTCGGGCTCCGACGTCGTGAACTCGGCGTCGATCACGTCCTCCTCACCGCCAGGGACACCTTCCGTCCTGTCCTGCGGCGGCACGCTGGGCCCGCCGCCCGCGGCGGCTCCGAGGCTGTGATAGACCTGCTGCAGCTCGCCGCTGAGTGTGCGCAGCCGGTCGATCGGCGCCTCTTCCTTGATCGCCTGCCGGGCCTCCTCCACGAGCTGCCCGGCCCTCGCCTTCTCGTGCACGGGAACCGCGTCGCCCAGCTCCTCCAGCCGGCGCTCCACCTGGTACGCGACCGAGTCCAGCTCGTTGCGCGCGTCGATGGTCTCGCGGAGTCTGGCGTCCTCCGCACGGTGCCGCTCGGCGTCGGCGACCATCCGCTCGATCTCCGACTTGTCCAGGTTGGAGCTCTCGCTGATGGTGATCCGCTGCTCGGCGCCGGTGTCCTTGTCCCGT
This genomic interval from Nonomuraea helvata contains the following:
- a CDS encoding DnaJ C-terminal domain-containing protein, coding for MAPRRDYYEVLGVDRNADADEIQRAYRKLVRAYHPDVNKDPGAEDKFKEISEAYSVLSDPETRRRYDAFGHDFRQVPPDVDPAEWARARAGAGARAGAGGQWRQARPGDFGFGEGVDLEDLLGGMFGGRGRRHWGPVPGADQEAELTLSVEEAYHGGRRTITLPGGRRLEVNIPPGVTNGQRIRLAGQGGHGSDGAPAGDLLLITRIAPHPRYRVEGRDIHASLPLAPWEAALGATVAVDTPGGEAKVKVPPGTSSGRRLRLKGRGMPNPRGAPGDFFADVRIMVPARLTDEERRLFEQLAAVSHFDPRGRS
- a CDS encoding nucleotide exchange factor GrpE — translated: MNEHTPQAQAGAQGEEAISPAETDAKLAELEDRWLRAVADLDNLRKRIARDAERIRAEERARVAAEWLPILDNLELALSHAGDGGADAVLDGIRAVRDQAVNLLAKLGYPRHDEVDVPFDPARHEAVATVERADADPGTVVEVLRPGYGDAERQLRPAIVAVAKKVE